The proteins below are encoded in one region of Longimicrobium sp.:
- a CDS encoding bifunctional heptose 7-phosphate kinase/heptose 1-phosphate adenyltransferase — translation MERLTRARLEEILERCRGLRVAVVGDLMLDVYLVGAVSRISPEAPVPVVQVSEERLALGGAANVAANVVALGVDCVLIGTVGADTAGLQVRGALTELQGGTVRPLLVEHAGRPTTTKTRVVARHQQVVRFDRERDDDVGGDCADELARAVREAVAECDALVLEDYNKGVLVPSVIRAALEAAAQAGIPSVVDPKFRNFFEFGGATVFKPNAVELSAALGQPLNADDDDWLEEARVRVGARHLLLTLGEHGMALRSEQGETLRIPTVARQVYDVSGAGDTVTAFVAVGLAAGATMEEAAVLANLAAGIEVGKDGVAVVTPDELRAMLPDGRRTEDR, via the coding sequence TGCTCGACGTGTACCTCGTCGGCGCGGTGTCGCGCATCTCGCCCGAGGCCCCCGTGCCCGTGGTGCAGGTCAGCGAAGAGCGCCTGGCGCTCGGGGGCGCGGCGAACGTAGCGGCCAACGTCGTGGCCCTGGGCGTGGACTGCGTGCTCATCGGCACGGTGGGGGCGGACACGGCGGGGCTGCAGGTGCGCGGCGCGCTGACGGAGCTGCAGGGCGGCACCGTGCGCCCGCTGCTGGTGGAGCACGCCGGCCGCCCGACGACCACCAAGACGCGCGTGGTGGCGCGGCACCAGCAGGTGGTACGGTTCGACCGCGAGCGCGACGACGACGTAGGCGGCGACTGCGCGGACGAGCTGGCGCGCGCCGTGCGCGAGGCGGTGGCGGAGTGCGACGCGCTGGTGCTGGAAGACTACAACAAGGGCGTGCTGGTGCCCTCGGTCATCCGCGCCGCGCTCGAAGCCGCGGCCCAGGCGGGGATCCCCAGCGTGGTGGACCCCAAGTTCCGCAACTTCTTCGAGTTCGGCGGGGCGACGGTGTTCAAGCCCAACGCGGTGGAGCTGAGCGCCGCCCTCGGCCAGCCGCTGAACGCGGACGACGACGACTGGCTGGAGGAAGCACGCGTTCGCGTCGGCGCGCGGCACCTGCTGCTGACGCTGGGCGAGCACGGCATGGCGCTGCGTTCGGAGCAGGGCGAAACGCTCCGCATCCCCACCGTCGCGCGGCAGGTGTACGACGTTTCCGGCGCGGGCGACACGGTGACGGCGTTCGTCGCCGTGGGCTTGGCGGCGGGCGCCACGATGGAGGAAGCCGCCGTGCTGGCGAACCTGGCGGCCGGCATCGAGGTGGGAAAGGACGGCGTGGCCGTGGTGACGCCGGACGAGCTTCGCGCCATGCTGCCCGACGGCCGGCGCACGGAAGACCGCTGA